AGCGTGCGACGGTTTTCTGCTCGCCCCTGCGGGTAACGGCGTAGAGCAGGTTGCCGGTGCCGGAGACCAGCCGTCCGAAAGCGCTGTCCAGCGCCTTGGACAGGCGCATCACCGTTCCCAGTTGGGGCTTGATCTCGTCGGCTTCAATCTGGGACAGAAACGCGACGTCGAAACCGGTCAGGTTGGAAAGCTCCTCCAGGGACAGGCCTTTTTCCTTTCGCAGGGCCTTGATGCGCGGTCCGATCTCCTGGACGCCGCGCGGGGCGGCCTGATCGATGTCGCCGGTCAGGTCCTCAAAGTAGTCCACGTTGATGTGGGGCTTCTGGGTTTCCATTTTTTTCTCCTCAGGGTTTGAAATGCGCCGAAAAAGCGGATCCGGGCGGCTGTTTCCCA
This region of Desulfobacteraceae bacterium genomic DNA includes:
- a CDS encoding XRE family transcriptional regulator, which translates into the protein METQKPHINVDYFEDLTGDIDQAAPRGVQEIGPRIKALRKEKGLSLEELSNLTGFDVAFLSQIEADEIKPQLGTVMRLSKALDSAFGRLVSGTGNLLYAVTRRGEQKTVARSTTRKGQQQLYTYKSLAPEVQGRHMEPLIVQLEENPDREMSVHNGEEFVYVLKGGVILEVGEDRFELEPGDSAYYLSTTPHLIAAKSSSATILAVIYEG